The region ATCCACGCCATCGTTTTCTTTGGCAAAAGACTCATTTGGTACACATTGTTGAGTGGCTAATTCACCCTTAAGCTCATCCTTCTCTCCCTTAACTTCGTCAAACACAAAGCCACCTCCCATTTCATTACCTTTGAACTCGTCCTGATTTGAAACCACCTCGCTTGGAACAGACTCTCCCATAAAGACATCCTCTACACCTTCAGCTTCTGATACTCCATCATTCTCTAACTTAACGGCAGCATTGACCTCAATGTTTTCATTTCTCTCACTTTCCAGCATTGAATCAACCATCTCAACATTGTTCTCAATTCCCATTACAGGTACATCAGATCCCCCCTCACTTTCATTATCAGACACATTCTCCACTACTTCCTCATTGACATCTTCCACTATCTGGTTCTGGCTCTGCCTCTCCAGAAACAGCATCCTCCTTCGCAGATCACCCAACTCCCTCTCCATTAGGAAAAGACGCTCCCTCAAAGTCAAATTCTCTTCCTCCAACTGTGCAATATGAGAATCTTGATCATCAACCCTATTCTCTAAGACATTATTATAATCCCCACCTCCATAATTCGGGTATATCATCTCAAACCGGCTCAAATCATGGTCCAGCCTCCTCTCGACCTCCACATGTTCCTCCACATCACTCTCACTCGACCCATCACCACCATCTTCATCTTCGTCATCATGAACATCACGAAGCCTAATCAAACCCTTCATCGACCCATATCCATCAACACCCCACTCTTCCTTCGCCATATCTCCCAACATCTCCCTCGACGGAGACAATATAGGTGTAGGAAGCACCGCCGGGGTCACAGGACAAGGCGACACAAGCGATGCAATACCACCAGATTTCTTGGCACGAATAATAAACGAAGTGGTATTCCTCGGCGCAAAAGGAGCAAATCTAGCATTAAACTTCTTCTTAGGATAGAACTTACGAGCTTTCAAACGATTCTGAGACTGCAATTCCTGAAGAGTAGGTGGTTGGTAACCGACACTGTTGTTGGTCTGATTGGGTTTTTCCATTCTCCTAATATCTTTCCTCTTGTCACCGCTAACCTTCTTTCCCTTCCAGTTGTTACTATTATTATTACTTCGCCCCGGTTTAGCGAAATTAGGTTTCAAATTAGGGTTCTGAAATTTCATGTTAGGATCCAAAGGAAGCTGCTGAGACCAAACCTTGTATCCTCCACGGTTCATCATCGGAGGCAGATTCTGGTTCATCATTTGCTGATTCATTCCTTGAAACTGAGACTGAGACTGATTAACAATCTGAGGCGGATTCATCTTCATCGTCTGAGACTGAGACTGCGACTGGTTAATTATCTGAGGCGgattcatcttcatcatctgagaCTGGTTCATCTGGCtcaaattcatcatcatcttcgATTGATCGTTCATCGtaaccaaacaaacaaacaaacccTAACTACAAACAAACTAACAATTTCTTGAAATTCCAACGAATAATCAcgaaaaacaaacaaaaaaaagTTATCTCCGATCAGAAATTCTTGATCGGCGGCAGCGGTTATTCCGATTCAAAACCCTAAATCGATGTTTAGTGAAATTAAG is a window of Lathyrus oleraceus cultivar Zhongwan6 chromosome 6, CAAS_Psat_ZW6_1.0, whole genome shotgun sequence DNA encoding:
- the LOC127090972 gene encoding uncharacterized protein LOC127090972, which produces MNDQSKMMMNLSQMNQSQMMKMNPPQIINQSQSQSQTMKMNPPQIVNQSQSQFQGMNQQMMNQNLPPMMNRGGYKVWSQQLPLDPNMKFQNPNLKPNFAKPGRSNNNSNNWKGKKVSGDKRKDIRRMEKPNQTNNSVGYQPPTLQELQSQNRLKARKFYPKKKFNARFAPFAPRNTTSFIIRAKKSGGIASLVSPCPVTPAVLPTPILSPSREMLGDMAKEEWGVDGYGSMKGLIRLRDVHDDEDEDGGDGSSESDVEEHVEVERRLDHDLSRFEMIYPNYGGGDYNNVLENRVDDQDSHIAQLEEENLTLRERLFLMERELGDLRRRMLFLERQSQNQIVEDVNEEVVENVSDNESEGGSDVPVMGIENNVEMVDSMLESERNENIEVNAAVKLENDGVSEAEGVEDVFMGESVPSEVVSNQDEFKGNEMGGGFVFDEVKGEKDELKGELATQQCVPNESFAKENDGVDQKESGENEMIDRSDELNTLEATNESANCLVSEKNVCKNQIVGTSSGTAGDDDLSVAQ